A genomic stretch from Marinobacter fonticola includes:
- the adk gene encoding adenylate kinase, translating into MRAILLGAPGAGKGTQAQFITEKFGIPQISTGNMLRAAVKAESPLGLEVKEIMAAGGLVPDETIIALIKDRIKADDCKNGFLLDGFPRTIPQAEALKDEGVVIDYVVEIAVDDEEIVTRLSGRRVHEASGRTYHLKYDPPKEEGKDDETGEPLIQRADDSEETVRNRLKVYHQQTAPLVNYYQDWAKQAPEAAPTYVRVEGVGTMDEIRDQILSKLQ; encoded by the coding sequence ATGAGAGCTATTCTGTTGGGCGCACCAGGCGCTGGGAAGGGTACCCAGGCTCAATTCATTACCGAGAAATTCGGAATCCCCCAAATTTCTACCGGAAACATGCTGCGCGCCGCAGTTAAGGCCGAATCCCCGTTAGGGCTGGAGGTCAAGGAGATCATGGCTGCCGGCGGACTGGTGCCGGATGAGACCATCATTGCGCTAATCAAGGATCGTATCAAAGCGGACGATTGCAAAAACGGCTTCCTGCTCGACGGTTTCCCGCGCACCATCCCCCAGGCCGAGGCTCTGAAGGACGAAGGCGTTGTCATCGACTATGTCGTCGAGATTGCCGTGGACGACGAAGAGATCGTCACCCGTCTCTCGGGACGGCGTGTGCACGAGGCCAGTGGCCGTACCTATCACCTGAAGTACGACCCGCCGAAAGAAGAGGGGAAAGACGACGAAACCGGCGAGCCCCTGATTCAACGCGCCGACGATTCAGAGGAAACAGTTCGCAACCGCCTGAAAGTTTATCACCAGCAGACTGCGCCGCTGGTTAACTATTATCAGGATTGGGCCAAGCAGGCTCCGGAAGCTGCGCCGACCTACGTCCGTGTGGAAGGTGTCGGCACCATGGACGAGATTCGCGATCAGATTCTCAGCAAGCTCCAGTAA
- the tsaB gene encoding tRNA (adenosine(37)-N6)-threonylcarbamoyltransferase complex dimerization subunit type 1 TsaB translates to MKLLALDTTAEGCSAALWLEGVLFERSIRSPRGHTQHLMPMVRELVAEADIRLSDLDALAFGRGPGSFTGLRIATGVVQGLAYGLDVPVVPVSSLAAVAAQAVRRGVAQEGQGVAVAFDARMGEVYWNCYTVQHGVPRASANERVCAPQQVTLTETADYWLGAGSGFTLVNQLPAAVRETVAESYPDWYPQAADIASLAVADWSQGVQVPAWEAAPVYVRDEITWKKLPGR, encoded by the coding sequence ATGAAGCTATTGGCATTGGATACCACCGCAGAAGGCTGTTCTGCTGCCCTCTGGCTGGAAGGCGTGTTGTTCGAGCGTTCCATCCGGTCGCCCCGGGGGCATACCCAGCACCTTATGCCGATGGTGCGTGAGTTGGTGGCGGAGGCGGATATTCGTCTCTCCGACCTTGATGCCCTGGCTTTTGGGCGCGGCCCCGGGTCATTTACCGGCCTGCGCATCGCTACTGGGGTGGTTCAGGGGCTGGCTTATGGCCTGGATGTCCCGGTGGTGCCGGTATCTTCGCTCGCAGCCGTCGCGGCTCAGGCGGTGAGGCGGGGAGTCGCCCAGGAAGGGCAGGGTGTTGCCGTGGCATTCGATGCACGAATGGGCGAGGTCTACTGGAATTGCTACACCGTGCAGCATGGCGTGCCCCGAGCGTCCGCAAACGAGCGCGTCTGCGCGCCGCAGCAGGTCACTCTGACTGAAACCGCCGATTATTGGCTCGGAGCGGGTTCAGGCTTCACCCTGGTCAACCAATTACCTGCCGCTGTGCGTGAGACTGTGGCAGAATCCTATCCCGACTGGTACCCGCAAGCCGCCGATATTGCATCCCTGGCGGTGGCGGACTGGTCGCAAGGAGTCCAGGTCCCCGCGTGGGAAGCGGCTCCTGTCTACGTCAGGGATGAAATTACCTGGAAGAAACTGCCGGGACGTTAG
- a CDS encoding undecaprenyl-diphosphate phosphatase, whose amino-acid sequence MDLWQTIVLAIIQGLTEFLPISSSAHLILPSQVLGWPDQGLAFDVAVHVGTLLAVMGYFRRDVVRLTSAWVTDTAARRTSQDSRLAWAIVLATVPAGLAGLLFDDFIEQELRSALVIALSTIGFGLVLWWADAVGRRERGLGSLGWRDALVIGIAQALALIPGTSRSGITMTAALFLGYQREAAARFSFLLSIPLIIAAGLLKGMELAETGSEAQWLDILVGTGVSFVSAVICIHLFLRFLDRLGFMPYVIYRLLLGALLLLMIS is encoded by the coding sequence ATGGACCTCTGGCAAACGATTGTCCTCGCCATTATTCAAGGATTGACCGAATTTCTCCCCATCAGTAGTTCAGCCCACCTTATTCTTCCGTCTCAGGTTCTGGGTTGGCCTGATCAGGGGCTGGCGTTCGATGTCGCCGTCCACGTAGGTACCTTGCTGGCGGTCATGGGTTATTTTCGTCGTGATGTCGTCCGGCTTACCTCCGCCTGGGTTACGGATACCGCGGCCCGTCGTACCAGTCAGGATAGTCGTCTGGCCTGGGCGATCGTCCTTGCAACGGTTCCCGCAGGGCTAGCCGGTCTGCTGTTCGATGATTTCATTGAACAGGAACTGCGTTCGGCGCTGGTGATCGCGTTGTCCACCATTGGTTTCGGTCTGGTGCTGTGGTGGGCCGACGCCGTCGGTCGCCGGGAGCGCGGTCTGGGCAGTCTGGGTTGGCGAGATGCGCTGGTCATCGGCATTGCCCAGGCACTGGCTTTGATACCGGGTACCTCGCGTTCAGGCATTACCATGACGGCGGCTCTGTTTCTGGGCTATCAGCGCGAGGCGGCAGCGCGTTTTTCCTTCCTGTTGTCCATTCCGCTTATTATCGCAGCCGGCTTGTTGAAGGGGATGGAACTGGCCGAAACCGGCAGCGAAGCGCAATGGCTGGATATTCTGGTCGGTACCGGCGTGTCCTTCGTTAGTGCAGTGATCTGCATCCACCTGTTTCTTCGTTTTCTGGATCGCCTGGGCTTCATGCCCTACGTTATTTACCGTTTGTTACTAGGCGCGCTGCTGCTGTTGATGATATCTTAA
- a CDS encoding class I SAM-dependent methyltransferase, whose product MDAIQLAVGCSHPLYGPQARSVAESLNLPFLDRVDPKFIEDYPVLLWLEEGGLSLQVTGRKAPGPVRAEFVSGKAGYRRDHGGGAGQLVAKAVGLQRTSKPLHVLDATAGLGQDAYVLAGLGCDVTLLERSPIIHALLADGLARAAGDVGAGPLVARMQLESGDSIRWMKARNDAVADVIYLDPMFPHRDKSARVKKEMELFRPIVGADDDAADLLQVALERARYRVVVKRPRKAPTIEGPPPNTQLEGKSSRYDIYALRALP is encoded by the coding sequence ATGGATGCTATTCAACTGGCCGTTGGCTGTTCACACCCTTTATATGGTCCCCAGGCGCGTTCTGTCGCCGAATCCCTGAATCTTCCTTTTCTTGACCGGGTGGACCCCAAGTTTATCGAGGATTATCCGGTACTGCTCTGGCTGGAAGAGGGGGGGCTTTCGCTTCAGGTTACCGGTCGCAAGGCCCCGGGACCCGTGCGGGCGGAATTTGTTTCAGGCAAGGCGGGTTACCGGCGTGATCACGGCGGTGGTGCGGGGCAACTGGTGGCGAAGGCCGTGGGCTTGCAGCGAACCTCAAAACCCCTCCATGTTCTGGACGCAACCGCCGGTCTGGGGCAGGATGCGTACGTTCTTGCAGGGTTGGGTTGTGACGTCACGTTGTTGGAGCGTTCGCCGATAATCCACGCCTTGTTGGCTGATGGTCTGGCCCGGGCGGCCGGCGATGTCGGCGCGGGGCCATTGGTTGCGCGAATGCAGTTGGAGTCCGGCGATAGCATTCGCTGGATGAAAGCACGAAACGATGCTGTGGCCGACGTGATTTATCTGGATCCGATGTTCCCGCATCGAGACAAGTCAGCACGGGTCAAAAAAGAAATGGAGCTGTTCCGTCCCATCGTTGGTGCCGATGACGATGCCGCGGATCTTCTGCAAGTCGCGCTGGAGCGGGCGCGTTACCGGGTGGTGGTTAAGCGACCGCGCAAGGCTCCGACCATTGAGGGCCCGCCGCCCAATACCCAGCTAGAAGGGAAGAGTAGTCGGTACGATATCTATGCCCTTCGGGCGCTGCCTTAA
- the plsB gene encoding glycerol-3-phosphate 1-O-acyltransferase PlsB: protein MRIFPGLSALFFTLFRKILFLWVRTDVMGAKREQLGLDPDKPVCYVLQYSSLSSRLVLEQEILRAGLPSSQTQLPVPNGPRRSFFFLYQRAGGLFRRRHSPALTPRIKQVTALALNDSSLDIQIVPVTLFWGRSPDKEKSLFKLLLSDTWSVAGRLQKLLIILVHGRNTYVQFGQPISIQHVINEVRDNDERATRKLARILRTHFRRVRQAVLGPDLSHRRTLVASLVRTPAVKEAIRETARDKDLPPEKVRAKALKYADEIAASMSVVTIRIMEVVLSWLWNRIYNGIAINNIEVAQDVAKDNAVVYVPCHRSHIDYLLLSYVLYRNGLMPPHIAAGINLNMPIVGPILRRSGAFFMRRSFKDNPLYATVFNEYMHVMFSRGYSVEYFVEGGRSRTGRMLQPRAGMLAMTVRSYLRDHRKPIVFVPVYIGYEKVMEGRSYLGELRGKKKQKENIFSLAKAAKKLRNSFGRVAVNFGSPIELSAILDQARPQWREEAYDSDYRPRWLNSAVETLSDKVAVNINAAVAVNPIGILATVLLSAQRLAMDERLLIRLMNEFCDLIKTAPYSENVTFPEGSGRDWVNYGEEMGLISRYSQDLGDIIALEGNNAILMTYYRNNIQHLFALPALIACLFENFASLNRERLVFLASAIYPYIKSELFLKYDDEEVDPVIERWIGVLVERNLLVLEGDRVCRPADGTEAALRLRHLSHFIIQTLERYHISIAILRKYGSGKISAKELEEQSTQMAQRMSILFGLNAPEFFDKMLFRNFIANLRKNDILTADENDLLCYTEGLDEVAEDARLVLNIEMRQAIQQVTMLGA from the coding sequence ATGCGTATTTTTCCGGGGCTGAGCGCCTTGTTTTTTACTTTGTTCCGTAAAATTCTGTTCCTCTGGGTACGCACCGATGTGATGGGCGCCAAGCGGGAACAGTTGGGGCTCGACCCGGACAAACCCGTATGCTACGTGCTCCAATACAGCTCCCTGTCCAGCCGCCTGGTCCTTGAGCAGGAAATCCTGCGTGCCGGTTTACCCTCGTCACAGACGCAGTTACCGGTACCCAACGGTCCACGCCGCTCGTTTTTTTTCCTTTATCAGCGTGCCGGCGGCCTCTTCCGGCGTCGCCATTCTCCAGCGCTGACGCCGCGCATCAAACAGGTCACGGCGTTGGCTCTGAATGATTCCAGTCTGGATATCCAGATCGTACCGGTGACCCTGTTCTGGGGACGCTCGCCAGACAAGGAGAAATCCCTGTTCAAATTGCTGCTGTCAGACACGTGGTCCGTCGCTGGCCGGCTACAGAAGCTGCTAATTATCCTGGTCCACGGACGCAACACCTATGTTCAGTTCGGCCAACCGATTTCCATCCAGCATGTGATCAACGAGGTACGCGACAACGACGAGCGCGCTACCCGCAAACTGGCGCGCATTCTGCGCACGCATTTCCGCCGCGTTCGCCAAGCCGTCCTCGGTCCTGACCTGTCTCACCGGCGCACCCTGGTAGCGTCTCTGGTTCGCACGCCTGCGGTGAAGGAAGCCATTCGTGAGACGGCCCGGGACAAGGACTTACCTCCCGAGAAAGTCCGCGCCAAGGCCCTCAAGTATGCCGACGAAATTGCCGCGAGCATGTCCGTCGTCACCATTCGTATTATGGAAGTGGTCTTGTCGTGGCTTTGGAATCGTATCTACAACGGCATCGCTATCAATAACATCGAAGTGGCTCAAGATGTGGCCAAAGACAATGCTGTCGTGTATGTGCCCTGCCACCGCTCGCATATCGACTACCTGCTGCTGTCCTACGTGCTCTATCGCAACGGCCTGATGCCGCCCCACATTGCCGCCGGCATCAACCTCAACATGCCCATTGTCGGACCCATCCTGCGCCGTAGCGGCGCTTTCTTCATGCGCCGCAGCTTCAAGGACAACCCGCTATACGCCACGGTCTTCAACGAGTATATGCACGTTATGTTCTCCCGCGGCTATTCCGTCGAATACTTCGTGGAAGGCGGCCGGAGTCGGACGGGCCGCATGCTGCAGCCGCGAGCGGGGATGCTGGCGATGACCGTTCGCAGTTATCTGCGCGATCACCGCAAGCCGATAGTCTTTGTACCGGTCTACATCGGCTACGAAAAAGTGATGGAAGGCCGCAGTTATCTGGGTGAACTACGCGGCAAAAAGAAACAGAAGGAAAACATCTTCTCTCTGGCCAAGGCCGCGAAAAAACTGCGCAATTCCTTCGGTCGCGTGGCGGTAAACTTCGGCTCCCCGATCGAACTCAGCGCCATCCTCGACCAGGCCCGCCCCCAGTGGCGCGAAGAGGCCTACGACAGCGATTACCGGCCCCGCTGGCTGAACAGCGCCGTCGAAACCCTGTCGGACAAGGTCGCCGTAAACATCAATGCCGCTGTCGCCGTAAATCCAATCGGCATACTGGCCACAGTCCTCCTGTCAGCCCAGCGTCTGGCAATGGATGAGCGTTTGCTGATCCGTCTGATGAACGAGTTCTGCGACCTGATCAAGACCGCCCCCTACTCGGAAAACGTCACGTTCCCTGAAGGTAGCGGACGCGACTGGGTTAACTATGGCGAGGAGATGGGGCTGATCAGCCGCTACTCACAGGATCTGGGCGACATCATTGCGCTGGAAGGCAACAACGCCATCCTGATGACTTACTACCGCAATAACATTCAGCATCTCTTTGCTCTACCGGCACTGATTGCCTGTCTATTCGAGAACTTTGCCTCGCTCAATCGCGAGCGCTTGGTCTTTCTGGCCAGCGCCATCTATCCCTATATTAAATCGGAGCTGTTCCTTAAGTACGACGACGAAGAGGTCGATCCAGTCATCGAACGTTGGATCGGCGTATTGGTCGAGCGCAACCTGCTGGTACTGGAGGGTGACCGTGTCTGTCGTCCAGCGGACGGCACCGAAGCCGCCCTGCGTTTGCGCCACCTCTCCCACTTTATTATCCAAACCCTGGAGCGCTACCACATTTCCATTGCCATCCTGCGCAAATACGGCTCCGGCAAGATTTCCGCCAAGGAACTGGAAGAACAGAGCACGCAAATGGCCCAGCGCATGTCGATCCTGTTCGGCCTGAATGCTCCGGAATTTTTTGACAAGATGCTGTTTCGCAATTTCATCGCGAACCTGCGAAAAAACGACATCCTCACCGCCGACGAAAACGACCTGCTCTGCTATACCGAAGGGCTGGATGAAGTGGCTGAAGATGCGCGACTGGTACTGAATATAGAGATGCGCCAGGCGATTCAGCAAGTGACGATGCTGGGAGCCTAG
- the nudC gene encoding NAD(+) diphosphatase encodes MAGWVPGWSSSPPAAGDRLVLARGSKIVASSGGWLHDALAPEADVDGKEPAIFLGHLEGRRVFVARAAETSEEQLSGLRDALLGSDPALASLLNTASQVLQWQMDHRYCGRCGNPTRMHAWDRAKWCEPCEIPFYPRIAPCVIVLIRDGEKLFLARSIRHRHGFYGLIAGFVEPGESAEEAVKREVFEETGLSIDNIRYQASQPWPFPHQLMLGFYADYTGGELRLQEDELAAAGWFVPGELPPYPPDNTIAGRLINRALAESGV; translated from the coding sequence ATGGCAGGCTGGGTTCCCGGTTGGTCAAGTAGCCCGCCAGCGGCCGGTGATAGGCTGGTGCTGGCTCGCGGTTCGAAGATTGTCGCATCGTCCGGCGGTTGGCTCCACGATGCGCTCGCACCCGAAGCCGATGTGGATGGGAAGGAGCCCGCGATCTTCCTGGGACACCTGGAAGGCCGCCGCGTCTTTGTGGCCCGCGCAGCGGAGACGAGCGAGGAGCAGCTCTCGGGTTTGCGTGACGCTTTGCTGGGGTCGGATCCGGCGCTGGCCTCTTTGCTGAATACCGCTTCCCAGGTTTTGCAGTGGCAAATGGACCACCGCTATTGCGGCCGTTGCGGCAACCCTACGCGTATGCATGCCTGGGACCGGGCGAAATGGTGCGAGCCTTGCGAGATCCCGTTTTATCCCCGTATCGCCCCCTGCGTGATCGTACTCATTCGTGATGGCGAAAAGCTGTTTCTGGCACGCTCCATCCGGCATCGCCACGGTTTTTACGGTTTAATCGCCGGATTTGTTGAACCCGGCGAAAGTGCCGAAGAGGCGGTGAAACGGGAGGTGTTCGAGGAGACTGGATTGTCTATCGACAACATCCGTTATCAGGCTTCGCAACCCTGGCCCTTTCCCCATCAATTGATGCTCGGGTTCTACGCGGACTATACCGGCGGTGAGCTGCGCCTGCAGGAAGACGAGCTGGCAGCCGCGGGCTGGTTCGTTCCTGGCGAACTGCCGCCCTATCCTCCCGACAACACGATTGCCGGGCGCCTGATCAACCGGGCCCTGGCAGAGTCCGGCGTTTAG
- the murI gene encoding glutamate racemase, translating to MPSVLVFDSGVGGLSIAACLHDAMPGIELLYVADTAGFPYGAQSEAAVISRCAGLVTAAMAERAIDLVVVACNTASTVVLPTLRSRVDVPVVGVVPAIKPAAKLSINRRLGILATPATIKRPYTDELIRQFAADCAITRVGHPGLVQWAEDKVSGWPVPLADLRRATQALADAYVDTVVLGCTHYPLIGQELREVLPQVLHWVDSGEAIARRVAYLLGEAGFSVAELERTAPGRALDALFSGAAPSELADFLSELGLGVGQVSANWPEGFTARGSV from the coding sequence ATGCCAAGCGTTCTGGTATTCGACTCCGGTGTCGGCGGCCTCAGTATTGCGGCTTGCCTGCATGACGCCATGCCCGGGATCGAGCTGCTCTACGTCGCGGATACGGCGGGTTTTCCCTATGGCGCCCAGAGCGAGGCCGCTGTCATATCGCGATGTGCGGGCTTGGTAACGGCGGCCATGGCCGAACGTGCTATCGACCTTGTGGTCGTTGCGTGCAATACCGCAAGCACCGTCGTGCTGCCGACGCTACGCAGCCGTGTCGACGTACCGGTGGTTGGCGTGGTGCCCGCCATCAAACCGGCGGCCAAGCTCTCTATCAACCGCCGGCTCGGTATTCTGGCCACCCCGGCGACCATCAAGCGGCCCTATACCGACGAGCTGATTCGGCAGTTTGCCGCGGACTGTGCCATTACTCGGGTCGGCCATCCCGGTCTGGTGCAATGGGCCGAAGACAAAGTTTCCGGGTGGCCTGTGCCGCTTGCCGACCTGCGGCGGGCCACGCAAGCGCTGGCTGATGCTTACGTCGATACGGTGGTGCTGGGCTGCACGCACTACCCGCTGATTGGCCAGGAATTACGTGAGGTGTTGCCGCAAGTGCTGCACTGGGTAGATTCTGGCGAGGCGATTGCACGACGGGTGGCCTACTTGCTCGGGGAGGCGGGTTTTTCAGTGGCGGAGCTGGAAAGAACAGCGCCTGGTCGTGCGCTCGACGCCCTGTTCTCGGGGGCCGCCCCCAGCGAGCTCGCTGATTTTCTGTCGGAACTCGGGCTGGGGGTAGGGCAAGTGAGTGCGAACTGGCCGGAAGGTTTTACAGCACGCGGGTCAGTTTGA
- a CDS encoding DUF2156 domain-containing protein codes for MTEQILALDKFSGLEEGRLTFSQRVDYLKKYGMHTQSFSTLQPGMDYFDLPGVGYIGFMRKWGMTFVLSDPVSATEHFEFMLERFHARYPNASYIQVSKPVVDILHRRYGLYGTQFGSESRIDLQKWSLKGKKKQIIRTAVNQAECSGVTVQERFSDDHTREISEAWIRTRKVKSNEIRFLIRPMEMQYRENERHFYAYQDGKAAGFIYFDPVYQNNRIISYVPNISRANADFRQGIFYTLMAHAMAVFQSEGVPYLDLGLIPLSLDKTTEPQESRMLKRTLHGLYEKGNFLYNFKGLEFTKSRFRGESLKTYCCHKRAIPALEFLAMLKLTRVL; via the coding sequence ATGACAGAGCAAATCCTTGCCCTAGATAAGTTTAGCGGACTGGAAGAGGGCCGCCTGACCTTCTCCCAACGTGTCGATTACCTGAAAAAATACGGCATGCACACGCAGTCCTTCTCGACGTTGCAACCTGGGATGGACTATTTCGATCTGCCCGGCGTCGGCTACATCGGCTTTATGCGTAAGTGGGGCATGACCTTTGTGTTGTCTGATCCGGTATCCGCTACTGAGCACTTCGAGTTCATGCTAGAGCGCTTCCACGCGCGCTACCCTAACGCGAGCTATATCCAGGTCTCCAAGCCCGTGGTGGATATTCTCCATCGCCGGTATGGGCTCTACGGCACGCAGTTTGGCAGCGAATCCCGTATCGACCTACAGAAATGGTCGCTCAAGGGAAAGAAAAAACAGATCATCCGCACGGCAGTGAACCAGGCGGAATGCAGTGGCGTCACCGTGCAAGAACGCTTCAGCGACGATCACACGCGAGAAATTTCCGAAGCCTGGATCCGCACGCGAAAGGTCAAGAGCAACGAAATTCGCTTTCTGATTCGTCCGATGGAAATGCAGTACCGGGAGAACGAGCGTCACTTCTATGCCTACCAGGATGGCAAGGCCGCCGGCTTCATCTACTTCGATCCGGTCTACCAGAACAACCGGATCATCAGCTACGTGCCCAATATCTCAAGAGCCAACGCGGACTTTCGCCAGGGTATCTTCTATACGCTGATGGCCCATGCCATGGCTGTATTTCAGAGCGAAGGCGTGCCCTATCTGGATCTGGGATTGATCCCCCTCTCCCTGGACAAGACAACCGAACCCCAGGAAAGCCGAATGCTCAAGCGTACGCTGCACGGCCTCTACGAAAAGGGCAATTTCCTATATAACTTCAAGGGATTAGAGTTCACCAAGTCGCGTTTCCGCGGCGAGAGCCTGAAGACCTATTGTTGCCACAAGCGCGCTATCCCGGCGCTGGAATTCCTGGCTATGCTCAAACTGACCCGCGTGCTGTAA
- a CDS encoding class I SAM-dependent methyltransferase has translation MRDKYKYIGPVYDFLSNLYSGKSIHHCKTAMLDVETVKPGTKVLFAGVGHGRDAIRAAELGADVTVVDLSETMLRKFGEALEMEAPDLHIRRVHSDIMKIEDKGDYDMVVANFFLNVFDEDMMVRVLEHLIGLAKADGSVVVGDFCYPTGNVFARVFKKLYWYTAVFIFWLFANNAFHKIYNYPEHMQRLGLKIAHKKHFKLLNMNCYWSILGQKQAG, from the coding sequence ATGCGCGACAAATACAAGTACATCGGCCCCGTCTATGACTTCCTGAGCAATCTGTATAGCGGCAAAAGTATCCACCACTGCAAAACCGCGATGCTCGACGTGGAAACCGTCAAACCGGGCACAAAAGTACTCTTCGCCGGTGTCGGTCATGGCCGCGATGCGATCCGGGCTGCCGAGCTCGGCGCCGACGTCACCGTGGTCGATCTCTCCGAAACCATGCTGCGCAAGTTTGGCGAAGCATTGGAAATGGAGGCCCCCGACCTACACATCCGCCGCGTCCACAGCGACATCATGAAAATCGAGGACAAGGGCGATTACGACATGGTCGTGGCCAATTTTTTCCTCAACGTCTTCGACGAGGACATGATGGTCCGGGTTCTCGAGCATTTGATCGGCTTGGCCAAGGCTGACGGCAGTGTGGTGGTGGGCGACTTTTGCTACCCCACCGGCAACGTCTTTGCCCGCGTATTCAAGAAGCTCTACTGGTATACCGCGGTTTTCATCTTTTGGCTATTCGCCAATAACGCATTTCACAAGATCTACAACTACCCCGAACACATGCAGCGCCTGGGCCTGAAAATTGCCCATAAAAAGCATTTCAAACTGCTGAACATGAACTGCTATTGGTCAATCCTGGGCCAGAAGCAGGCCGGGTAA
- a CDS encoding substrate-binding periplasmic protein, protein MRNSGVPSRLLIWGAGLALIFLVGNAQAARKVTYLIVEDKAHPFQIVQGSESRGGIISDMVDAIFAGDEYTVDHQVYPINRLRQVVAKEQVNFWVAYEAVHWHTFGNQGLMVEEPLFNTRHVLLTCREDIPDRITRLEQLRGLNLVMLRGFDYQALDSAIEGGLIAEVPIDRYEAGIQLVAMGRTDGFVEMESRLKYHVRTSGVGNTDCLRWIDFSAIIPNFPLYISVDIDWPPAFRDFIAQRIRTLRASGELERIMDHYLGSDYSPNLGFGTAE, encoded by the coding sequence ATGAGAAATTCTGGCGTTCCGTCCAGGCTGCTAATTTGGGGGGCCGGCCTTGCACTGATATTTTTGGTGGGGAATGCCCAGGCCGCGCGAAAGGTGACCTACCTAATCGTCGAAGACAAGGCCCATCCGTTCCAGATCGTGCAGGGTAGCGAAAGTCGTGGCGGCATCATTTCCGATATGGTGGACGCCATCTTTGCCGGCGATGAATATACGGTGGATCACCAAGTCTATCCGATCAACCGGCTACGCCAGGTCGTGGCCAAGGAACAAGTGAATTTCTGGGTGGCGTACGAGGCTGTTCATTGGCACACGTTCGGCAATCAGGGCTTGATGGTTGAAGAACCGCTATTCAATACCCGCCATGTGTTGTTGACCTGTCGTGAGGATATTCCCGACCGCATTACCCGTTTGGAGCAGCTGCGAGGCCTGAATTTGGTCATGCTGCGCGGCTTTGATTATCAGGCGCTGGATAGCGCGATCGAGGGTGGCCTAATTGCGGAGGTTCCCATTGACCGTTACGAAGCGGGTATCCAGTTGGTTGCCATGGGCCGGACCGACGGTTTCGTCGAAATGGAATCGCGGCTGAAATACCACGTCCGTACGAGCGGCGTTGGGAACACGGACTGTCTGCGCTGGATCGATTTCAGCGCCATCATTCCCAACTTTCCGCTTTATATCAGTGTCGATATCGACTGGCCGCCGGCATTCCGTGATTTCATCGCTCAACGCATTCGCACGTTGCGCGCGTCAGGTGAACTGGAGCGCATTATGGATCATTATCTTGGCTCAGACTACAGCCCGAACCTGGGGTTTGGTACTGCCGAGTAG